From Osmerus mordax isolate fOsmMor3 chromosome 7, fOsmMor3.pri, whole genome shotgun sequence:
gtaaacatgatgtgaagTGATGCTCTAGAGTCtaccgcaacacacacacacacacacacacagttccacagTGGCAAAATTGCAGCTACACAAGTTAAAACCCACTTTTAGTGTACAAAAAATAGTGTAATTTCCATACCTGAATGTCCAGGCCTAAAAGCCTTGAAAAAGTTTGAAAATTGAAATTGTACAGAGAAATATTTTAGCATTactttaaaaatgtaaatgcagaAAAGGTTTGTCATGTTCATGTCCTGGAAAATCTATTGGTGGAAAAAGTGTTGGTGCAGTGAACAAAATTAAACGTGAAATTTACATAACGAACTTTGTACATAATGCGCCTTTTCCATCCTGTGGTACACATCCTGTCCTGTTTCTCCTTCCTAGGTAAAAGGTCACCTGGACTACATGCGTCAGATGGACACCATCTTGGTGGCGGTGGGCGTGCCCACCAGAGAAACTCCCGGAGCATCGGCAGGTCCTCTTCAACCAATCACAATATCAAACGGGAAAGTGGACTTCCTTGACCAATCACTGCAGAAAGAGGGGATGAACGAGCAGGATGTTGAAAGTGGCTCGGTTAGTGTAGAgatggtggggagaggagaggagaggggagtgaaggagatggaggatacGGATGACGGTTGGGACGTCCCCGATATTTCAGATCTGCTTGACTCCCTGAATGATACAGGTGTTGAAGATGGAACAGTAGGCAGGGATAATTCACCACACAGTCATGAGGAGACTCGTTCGCAAACAGAAATCGTTACCCCTCTTGACCGTGaagaggtggagtcaggtggagcAGAAGGGGAGGAGTCAGGTGCAATAGGAGAGGCGGAGTCAGATGGAGCAGAaggggaggagtcaggtggaGCAGAAGGGGAGGGGTCAGGTGGAGCAGAAGGGGAGGGGTCAGACAATGAACACCTGTCCTGGAGTTGGGACACACACTGGACCACTGAAAACACGCAACAACATTCACGCACAGGACACAAGTTGCAGGACCAACTGTCTGATTGCGATCCCACTTCTCAAATTCCAAAATCACACTTGAGTGATGGTAGACGGCCTTTGCATTCTCAACAGAATAAGATTTCGGAACACACAAAGGACTCAAATGGCAAATTAAAATGATGAACTCAGACTACAGGAACTAACCATAAATTCAATTGGAACCTTTTTAGATTTATTTAACAATGTGACCTTAACATGTATTGTCTGTAATATTTTACGGATGATTCTACTGTGAAAAAAATGTGTTGCATAATTTATCAGTATTGAGTTTAAAAGTATTCTCGGCATGTGTATATACAATGTAAATTACAAAACTACATTTCAAATACAAGACTGTAAACCTAACTGTTTTTTGGTGGGGTATAAAATTATGTAACAGGATGAGAACAAcagcctctctcttccacatttacatttagtcatttagcagacgctcttatacagagcgacttacagtaagtacagggacattcccccgaggcaagtagggtgaagtgccttgcccaaggacacaacgtcatttggcagagccagggatcgaaccagcaaccttctgattactagcccgattccttaaccgctcagccacctgactcccaccttccTCTATGGTTTTGTTTTATTTCTCATAGCCTAGTTGCCATGCTTATTGTCACAGCAATGTGATGTCCATAAGGCTATGATCAATATAGTCACCTAGTTATTCTCAGGTCAAAGCCATCTCTTGTTCTCTCGAGTCCAGCACCTCACTCAGTGACAGATTAAAAAGGATTTCTGTCTCACTCGCTGTAGAGCACCTTTGTGCTGTGACAAGAGTGAGGTCTGCCCTCATAAAACCAGCTTTTTCCGTTGTTTACATTTAAGCATGTGTGGCCTGCTCATTTCCTCTCTGTGCGACCTCCCCATGTTCCCCCTTGTCAGTCCAGCGTGTCCACCTGATTGGGCAAAAGCAACGGCAGTTCCATCCCAGCGTGCTCGGCGTCGAAGAGGTTGACAGCGTCCGTGGCGGTGGCGGGGGGCTGGGGCGGATCGGACGCCAGGGAGGGCGGCTCGGTCGCCAGGTTGGGTTCCCCGGAGTtgcggagggagagcgagagggccgGCGAGGGCCTCcgaggggagtgggaggggcagcAAGGCAGGAGCCTCCCGAAGGCTCGTTTGAAGTCTCGCATGAAGAGTGGGTAGATGATGGGGTTCATGGTGCTGTTGCAGTAGCCAAGCCAAGTCATGGCCTCAAAGAGGGCAGGGGGCACACACTTGGGACACACCacctgtggagagagatgaggatgtGAGCGTTATGCTTTTGTCACCCTCTGCCTCTCATCAAAAGGTCATTGCCGTATGCGGTTCATCAGATATCACACGTGTTTTGCACTTATGATGTGTTTGACCTTGTTCTAGGTTCACTGCGTCTGAGCGTACTTGCACGCGCTGATGTATGAACTAGAATAAGCTCATTTGCAGAGTGGAATGCAGGGTAAACGAGCATATTTTAAATTGCTATTTGTTTAAATCATGAAGCAAGTGTCTTCGTATGGCCTGAAGAGAAGCCTATTTTGGATAGGCACGCATGACATGATAATTAGTTACATGACCTCCATTTGGGAAATGGAGTGAGAGCAAACAGCTGTTGGAGGAGGACTCCAATACTATcaagacaaggagaggaaggaggctgTGGGAaggtggagaaagggaggggtgcGTTCACACACCATATTGAGTGCGAAGAGGGAGTAGAAGGCGTATCGCTCAAGTCTTATGTCTGCTACGTTTTTGTGAGGGACGCAGATGGGGATTCAAAATGACTGGATCATTGAAAGCCTGTAAGCTGGACAAGCGTAATTACCAATTTAGATTAAACCCTTCTATGTCTCTTTCGTGTGAGTTGTGTCTCTTCCATTTTTAGCTAATGAACCAGTTGAGAGTGAGGTAAACGGATGggatgctgaaaacaattcaagtTAGATCCGTCCAAAACCTAAAGAGTTCATGTGTGTGACTGCACAGGCTTCCTGTTTCGTTGTTGATGCGAGTCATTTAAAATGTTGCCTATTCCCTTATTGGGTAGCTTGGCAGAGCGACAGCCTGAGAACTGCCCAATGCTAAAATAGATTGGTATCCAAgcactttttcttcttttttttcacactTTGATTTCATGCTCGATGCAATGGCAACACTCCAGAAGCGATCCTGGGGTGTTAAAACAGTCAAAACTCCCCTCTGAATCACCCAGCAACATAGAAAATGGAGTTCTATCAAAGTCAACTACTGAGAATAGTGGGTTGTTGATGACTTAATCTTAAAGAACATCCTCATCCGTAGCACTCATCCATTCTCCCAGATCTTTCTTGGTTCAGAGGCCCACGCTTGGCCAGTCTGGACCACACTGACCTGGGCCATGTTGGTGATGAAGAAAGGCAGCCAGGCACCGAAGAAGAGGCccaggaggactcccagggtCAGACTGGCCTTTAGTGCCCTGCGACCCTGCCTGTGAGCCAGCCGACGCTCGCTGTTCACCGACAACTGAGCAGAGAAGGGCAGAGAGGTCGGTCAGACAGATTATCTCAGATCTGGTGCTGTCATCCAGTTAAAACCAACAGCTAAAACCTTTACCACAGACATATCATTTAGGTTATACTGTATGTCGAGAAAGAGTGTTAAGGAAATCGATGGTTCACAGACGAGAGCTGCATTTAAATCCCacagatttttattttattgtatgcaATAAACTATACACAATACAATTTTTTCATCAACCGCTGGTAAAAGCTTTGAACTTTAAAACTTAACTGAAAAGAAGCGGGATGAAAAGATATTGAAAGTACCTATTTGCCCACTTTCAATCTGACATTCACATTCAGATGCATGCTATCAATTGTCAAACTTACCTtgaaaactgtgtgtgttgggggggcatTCATATTCAAACACACTTGTGGTGCAATTACAATTTACTAACCTTGTGTGAACCTTATATTTTAGCACGATCAACAGCTGATTGTAGACCTTGAATGTAGATCTTGGCTGTTGACTGTTGATCCCCAATCCTCAAATGTATTTTCAAGCCTTTTATTTTGTAGCTATGCTTCCACCTTATTGTCTTAAATTAATTTAATAAAGCCTCTTGCCCTTCCATTAGCTTTGTCTAAAATGTCACATCTTATTCACTAGGCCAAGGAGGGAATATTTTGCATTCATGTCTGTTAGTCTACAAGCTCATTTTAACAGAAGAAAGTAAGTGTTGGAAAGGCAAGGCCAAATGAAAATATGTAGAATCTTTTCTAATCACActaatctttctttttttgggggtagAGTTGGCTTTAAATTTAAATATTACTTTCTGTTATGGCTCTTTCCTTGCTCctcttatcctcctcctcctctctttatccttctatcccccccccccatctctctctcactttcacgctctctttctctccttctctttcttaccGGCACATTGCGTGACACAGGAGGTTCTGGATGGCTGTAGTCCTCCCCGTGCAGTGCCATGCCCCCTGGGGTCGGAGGTCGTGAGGGCTCCCGGGGGGAGTGATACGGGTACGGCGGGTGACTTAGAGCAGCTACCCTCCTCGCCTGCCTCCTCGCCACCAGCAGGATGCGACAGTAGGTGAAGCAGATTGCGCTAGAGGGCAGAAGGAAAGTGAGGACGGATGCCACCACGGCGAAGGGCAGCGTGACTTTCGGGCGACACTGGAAGGACAAGCGCCCGGAAGTAGACACCAATTCCCTGAAGTAGGATTCCGGGTAGAGAGCCCTCAGCTCCAGAGGGGTACTGATGTTGGTGCTGGTAGCAGACTGCCCCAAGCTGTGCCAGTTCATCTtgatggagaggaaggaggccagggctgccaggccccaggcccctccCACCAGCAGCAGAGCTCTTGGAGGGGTCATCCTCTGCTTGTAGCGTAGAGGTGAGATGATGAGCAGGTAGCGGTCCAGGCTAATCACGCACAGGTTGAGAATGGAGGCGCTGCAGCACATGACATCGAAGCTTTGCCACACCGGACAGAAGCCCGGCCAGAGCACCCAGGCGCCGCACAACACGTTCAGCATGGCAGGGGGCATGACCACTAGCGCCACCATCAGGTCGGAAAGGAAGAGCGACACCAGGAAGCAGTTAGAGGTGCAGCGCAAGGAACGCTGGGTGAAGACCAGGGTGATAAGGAGCGTGTTTCCACAGGCAGTCATCAGTATGATGAGGGACAGTACGCTCGCTAGTAGCCAGGGACCGCTTCCACTGATGCACCATGCACTACTGCTGGAGGAGCTACCATTGTAGCTCCCTGAAGACAAGACATCCACACCTGTCACGGCTCCAGCTCCCTCTAATCCAGATGAGGTTGAGTTGCCCATAGTGATGGCTGACATCAGTTGAATTGGGATCAAGGTCCTGGGTGCTTCTGGTGGTGGAAGAACGGCTTGAACTGACGTGACCACACACAGGGAGGCAAGTCAGCGGTGAAGCCTTCCAAAGCTATGCTCCTACTTTTCTTGAGAGTGGATAAAAAATAAGCGGAGACGAAAGGATCTTGTCTAGAGATGTTGTTCACTACTCAACACCGTGTCCCACCCAGGGTGGCTTGTGACTCATGGCTCTCCTGACTGTAAAACTCCAGGTGTCCTGCCGCCACCGTAATCAGAAGTGCCAGCCGtgtttccatctctccatcctgtcatccagtACTGCCTCTCCCCAGCTTGGAACCGGAGTGAGCAATTCTGTGACTGTCAGTGAATTTCATAGCTGCGTGTCATGATGTCACTCACTGGGGGAGGGTAAATGGGGAGTTGGGCAAATGGGCTCTAAGCTTTTGAGAAGAAAGGCAGTTGGAAGACATAATAGGTGAAATCGTACATTTATCTATATGTATTCATTGGCAAGGTCATTCTTTATACACAACACATGTATGTGTATAACTTAATAATGAATAGATCTAGGATTTCTTTTAACGCTGGGTTTAATGGGttttaaaacaaacaacattGTACGGATGTGAATTCCAAGCAAGACTCTGGTTTCAAGTGTGTACAGGTATACTGGTTGGTATAGTGCTGCCTTTAACTCCCCCGCTCCAGCTAATCCGTGTGTCTGCCACTTCAGCGTGCCTCCCCAGCCAGAGCGCTCGTTTCCTAGAGAAGGCGCGTGTCTGAGCATTGAGCCGCTAATACATGCCGGTGCACAATCACAGCCTGGCAACGCAAATTTATTGTCAATTCTTTGTCAAAACAAAATCGGTGGTGTTGGTGCTTTACTTCCACACTGCTGTGTGGTTTTAGATGTTGggcatttaaaatatatattttatgaaAGGTACTTTTGGAGTCCAGATTTCTTTGTTATggatattttatttaaattttcatttatttttgatATGgccgttttttggggggagtgtcAAACTGTTATTAGACTGATTTGCTGTATTGTAATTTTGATTAATTGAACTGCATCATACAATTACTCTCTATATTTAATAATAACCTCCACAACAGACATGAGCAACAATCAAGACTGAGAACATTGTGTATTAGATAAGTATGTAGATTATGTGACACTGTTTTAATTGGCTTCATAGTCAAGGCAAATTTGAGTGCTCAGTTGGAGGGCACTTGATTGCCAATAAGCACTTACGACATGAAGCTGTGGAGTGAATTGTCTTTCATTCTAGGTGTTTGTCTGCACAAATTACCCATTTTATTAGAAATCAATGTATGAATGACACCAAGGATTTGATAATAAATATAATAGCATTTTACCATGTAGAAAAACAGACCCAATATTCATGATTTTatgttttattaaataaaaacagATTCAGTTTGATTAGGGCATATACACATCATAATTGAGTTCAAATGAAAGTTCAGTTAACAGACACAGGCTAAATAAAGAAGAGTGCAAGAGATGGCCACCACAGAATTTGAGAGAATAGACGACAGTGCTTGATGACATGCCGTTACTGCTCCTGTGGATGAAGTAAAGAGaatcacactcacaaacatgtaCATTAAGAGCTAGCCGTTCTCGTGTGTCATTGAGTTCTTATAATGAACCAACCTTGGTTCTGTGTTGTAGATATTGGGATCTCAAATCATTTTGGCAGTTTGAATAGGCCATCCCAAGGCCCCCACCTAATCCAAATGCAATTGGCCATGTGTGTCCTGTTGGAAGAAAAAATGATTTCTAGACATTTAATAAGGTTAGAAAATGAACCACACCCACTAATAACGCCACTAACACTTTTAACTCAACTGTGTTTAGCGCCCATTTAATTATCGTCTTGAAGTTTGCCAATGATTCATTACTTATTGATACACACTCACGTTTGAAGAATACGACTGAAAATACGATTCCAAGGCCCAGACCAGCACCTATGAGGAACAGAGTTCTGCATTATACTTGAGAATGAGCCATAATAATTGCATCACTTGTAGCTAACTGCTTAACACTGCTAACTTTGAGACACATTTCAAATAACATTGTTCACAGAGCCAACAGTATCGCAAAGCAGTTGATCTCTGAACatttagctagcaagctacaaAATAGATACCATATTGTAACCAGCAATAATGCCAGGCGGCAAGTATTGCCAGTTTTTTGTATAGGTCTAGCTGTCCTGGATCAATTTAGCGAGCTAGGATTCCAAAGAACGCCAAAGCGCGCAGTGGTTTCGCTAGCTAAATATCTGGACAGCAGAAGTCGTGTCCTTAAGTAGACCTCTGGCATACGACATACAGCCTAGCCAaagtagcgtcacacatgtgACAGTAGCAACGAGTGGCTAAAAACAGCATATATATTTCCTGTACAATGCCTTTATTCATATAACATTCATAAACATTAGAATTTACCAAGTTTGACCACGCTATCTGCAATGCATAGGTCCAACTTCTTTCCAAGCTCCTTTTCAGACATGACTAGCTTGTTCTAGCTAGACTAAAAACGTCAAGTCTGGCCAAGACTACCGGTCAACGAATTTGCCGTCCTCTGTAAAGCCTCGCGATAAGTCGTATAGAGGTGAGAAAAGTCGCCTCCCAGCGACTTAACTGGGAATAAACCGTCTACATACTGTAAAAAAGACACTGGACATACCATGGAATGCAACTTCAATGAAAAGCGTTTATTTGACACGTTAAACCAATACATTTGCTCACGATCTTTCAAGCCAATATAAGACAGTTTACCTGAGATGACATTACATGCCTTGATAAAAATGTGCTTCTATATGGGATTGTAAAAAGAGGAATTACTGTTGGAGATTGAACATGAAGATTACAGCTGTTAGGAGAACCTTTAGGATATAAAAGCATAGACACTTGACTATGAACACTAGAAACAGCAAGCTCATAGCAAAGAAATAACTACAAACTAATCCAGGTAATGTATCCTCAAATTCATAACTACATTGAAAACAATTAACACAACAAGCAACTGACACCTCATTTGGTAGACCTTTGATTGGGGACTTGGAATTGTATTTGTTAAAGATAAGTAATTTCAACAGAAGACTGAAACCAAAGGTATCCTGTTTCAATAACCAAATGTGATTTCCTTATCCCAAATCGGACATTCACACACCTATCTGTTGGCTTGTTCTTCCTTCTGTGTCTGTGAAGTGCTTTGGCCTTTTATGGATTTATCTTTGACAATGTGACAAATAAATCACAGTACACATTAAGGACTAACTTCTTTAAAACAATGGGACAGACAACAGACAGAGGTGAAAATGAAATGAATCTTGCCTCATGACCCTGATGGACAGTGTATTTCCACTAAACATTCTGATGATTCTCTATGGACTCTACATTTGATCGTTTGTCTGGTTTGCCTGAGGTTTGGGTTCATCCTCTGTGGCCTGCTCGCTAGGATTTTCACTGTGGCTCTTCACCACTGTGGCCTGCTGGCTAGGATTTTCACTGTGGCTCTTCACCACTGTGGCCCGCTGGCTACTGTGGCTCTTCACCACTGTGGCCTGCTGGCTACTGTGGCTCTTCACCACTGTGGCCTGCTGGCTAGGATCTTCACTGTGGCTCTTCACCACTGTGGCCTGCTGGCTAGGATCTTCACTGTGGCTCTTCACCACTGTGACCTGCTGGCTACTGTGGCTCTTCACCACTGTGGCCTGCTGGCTAGGATCTTCACTGTGGCTCTTCACCACTGTGGCCTGCTGGCTAAGATCTTCACTGTGGCTCTTCACCACTGTGGTCTGCTGGCTAGGATCTTCACTGTGGCTCTTCACCACTGTGGCCTGCTGGCTAGGATCTTCACTGTGGCTCTTCACCACTGTGGCCTGCTGGCTAGGATCTTCACTGTGGCTCTTCACTGAGATCTTGCTGATGCTCAGAAGGTCACGCAGCTCTTTGTTTTCAATCTAcaattgatgaaaaaggattTAGAATAATTTCGGTTTTGACAGCAGTAGGTAGTAATATACATTACCTTATTCCCTGACAATAATGTTGTGTTTACCTCCAGTTGGGCCAGTCTTTCTCGGACAGAGCAGTAGTGCTGATCATCCACTTGAACAGCTCTTCTCATCACCTGACCCATCTCACATATTCGCTCCAGTTGGCTTTGCACTTCctgaaaaataataaaatatgttcCTCACATTTATAATTGTATtgtataattttattttacaaaatTAATGTTACAGGTGTCATTTTAGGTGCCTCTTAGACTTGCCCTCTCCATGGTTTAATCTTTGGTCCTCTGAATCAAAATCACAACTAAACACAACTTGCGTATAATAAGCATCAATTTAGCCATCTATACCAACGTTAAGCATGTAACATGGTATAACTGGGTCTTATTTACACTGAGGAAAGATTCTAACCAATAATCAAATCACCAAACAAATTCAAATTAACAATCAGTATACCTTGGCATGGTCCTCGTGAAGATTAAGGACAGGCTTTGTGTCAAGCTCCTTCTTTCCCATCATTAGCTGAAGCATCTGCTTGCGGTATCGGCCCATTATCAACTCCAACGCATACTGATGCTCCTCCAAAGACACCCAAAGTTCTGCAGAAAAAATAAATTAACTGAATTCATATTATTTTGCACACTGACTGACAAGCAAATCTGCAGTACTTTTAAGAATTTATATTTGTTGTCTTGAACAGCAATGGGACCAGAGAGACAAATAATAAAACTTAAATGTTCTTGCCTTTATTCTCTTGCTGTAGCTCCTTTATTTGAGTATTTTCCTGACTTAGAAGGACGTGGGGCTTGTACTTTGACAAGTCCTGTATTTCAGAACATTCCTCCGGGTACTAAGGAAACCGAGAATACATAAAAATTACTGTACATTCAGTGGTAACCAAGGTAGGTAGCCAAGGTAGGTAAGATGGTTTCTTTCAGGTGTTGTTCCAAAATCGGTAACTGTAACAGGTGTTGTATCGAAACCGGTGACCTATCGAAAACTGTGACCAGTGGTCGCTGTTCTAATGGCCATACTGTTCTACAAATGTTAAGGTTAGGTTTAGGACATTGACAACATTGACTAATGTGGCAAGCCATTAGAACAGCAACCCCTGGTCACAGTTTTCGATGGGTCACTGGTTTCGGTACAACACCTGTTTGAGTCTGGATAGCTGCAAAGCAGAATAGACGAAATCTTACCTTATCTGGAAGTGCGTTTCCCACTTCTCTCATACCCTGGACCCTTTGGCTGAGCGCTCCTGACTGCTCGATTAGTCCCTCTGCTGCCGTGTCGTGCTCTTTTAGTCTTTCCAGAAGGGTGCGGGCATCTCCAAGAACCTTTTCCAACGTACACGCCATTGATACAGCTCCAAAACTTCCGAGTAGGCTATTGCAAACTGAACAGATAACTATCTAGCCAGATGGCTAGCTTGCAGCTATGCTAAATCTAAACCCGTGGTGAATAGCTACCTATATCTCTCACTAACATATATCTAACAGCAACATAAGATGTATTTTATTGACTATCTTTCCAGTTAACTTGTCAAGCTGTATACATTGCATCTGTTGTGAATTTATGACAGTATATAGTCAACCCCACACAGCCAGAATCCCGGAACGTATCGTGACGGATACGTAGCCTCTTACATCACTACCGGttttagcaacaacaacaaaaacgttTTCAGATTGAACCattaaccaacctaaaccctattCACCACAGaactgctcctcccaaggtctCTTCCATTTTTCCGAGTTTTTCAGctagtttttccttgtcttttttGATAGTTTTGGGtcggtttaggtgcagttcagTTCTATCATGGACTTATGTGAAACCTCTGTGACATTACTTTATTTTATCTTTATTAATTATAATGTTCTTCAGATTTCAGAGGCAATGTGaaatgtttctgtttcttttgAAACCGACTCAGTTATCAATCTTGTTTGATAATGGACTGTGTGATTTGGATATTTGGATAAACAATGTAGGAGATATTCAACCTAGCATGAACCAAGGAACTATTCAACTTATATGTAGTTGATTTTGGAGAAGATAACTACTAAAACAGGGTTCATCTAAATAAGAAAAGTCGAATGTGACTAAATACATACAACACAACTTTCATCAACCACATACCtcctctcacatctctctgTAATCGGACCCAAATATGACCCTAACGTTTTGCTCTTGAACACAGCCCTAAATTCCAACTCGTCGTCCTGCCTCCGGGTTTATGTGAGCACTGTCACTGGAAATATCGCGGTAGTACTCCATTCCACTCACTACGTAATGTGCCGTGCTGCTTCTGGCGGCGCTGGTGACAGTGCTGAAAGCTGTTGGGGTAAGTTTGTAAAAAATTCAGATTTAAaagtatattttaaatattttaGGACACGTATATGGCCTTATATGACATATCAAAGTTTACAGGCGTTTGTAAGTGATTCTGTGAGGCAATTATGTCCTTCTCAAGATTAGGCCAGGGCGGGGGCAGTGGTAGGCTACAGTATTCTTTCCTCGGCTTCATCTAAAATCCTAGCAAAGCTAGCTTCCGAGCTAACCATGTAGCTAACGCACCGACCGGTTTGCTAATATTGTCCGGAACGACAACTAAGTGTATTTTTGTTTTAATGTCAATTTGTCCAAACGTATGTGTGCACGGGCTCTGCCTTGTAAGAGCAAATTACATTCCCGTTAAATGTAAAAGGATTAACACAACTCAGGTTATTAATGACCCACCACCAAACCACGTCAACTGCATGCACGAGCTCAAATAGTAGCTTGCTAACAAGCTAGCTGTGCTAGCGGGCTTAGCTAGACTAGCCATCAGTCGCAGTTTTTCTTTGTTGTTCCCTTCTCAACTAGCCGGCCTGGCTAGCTACGGACATAAGGTCTGCTGGCGTCTTTCTTGTCATTATTTTAGCGACGTTTGTAGCTGCTATTTTTGTATACAGCGTATATGTCTTGTCTGGTTGTAATGAAAATTCAGACTTCAATCTCTTAAACTAACCTAAAAATCCCTTGACACCTAATATGACATTTGAGATTAGCTAATCTTCTCAAAGTTGAGTTTCACTGGCTGCTCATGATATGTTTTAACGTTGGATGGCTAAATCTGCGTTTGCAGGCACTGAGCGGCGGTGCTTGTTACAGACAACTAGGAGTAGGAAATAAGATAGGCCACGTCGTGTACTAGCGTTTGTTGTATTGAGCATGGTGGCCAGAATCTGAAATCACATGGTAGCCCATCGCAATCCTAGGGCATGGTATGGTCCTAGACATGATTGCGTACTGTAGCAGTTAGACGACCCAATTTAAACATGTAGCTACATTAAAACAACATTCGAAATGCACGTAATAGAATATTTATTTTGGACAATGTCACTTCTTTATATTGGTTTGTAGTTATCACGGAGAGTTGAACCTAGCCTGCGGTATAATAAGGCCTTCAGTCCAaggagtcgtgtgtgtgtgtgtatcaattcACCATCAACGAGTAAAATCGCTTCCATCAGCATTGTACCAGCTGATGTGAATTCCAGTTATTCAGAGCTGAAACGGCCAATCACTGTCAGTGGTTCAGTGGGTGGACAAGGGTGTAATGTGGCTGCGTCACTTGCGTTTGAAGACCACTATCACGTGTATAGGTTTCTTCACCGCCGCTTCTAACAAAGGTTGGTTCATTTGTGTAGTTTGTCACATTTGGTACATATCGTTTCCCAGAAATGCCGTGATTTGTTAAAGGTTTGACAGTTTACaacaacacaatgtgtatgcATTCTACCCATAAACAACTCGAGCCTCAGTGCCAAGTTGCTTTAAAGGTCCCTTCCACTCCCAGAAATGAGATAGGATCTGTGTTATTCTGAACACTTTCACCTTATTTTAAACACTGAAACCATTTTGGAATGCTGGTGGCGACACAGCCATACCAGATTAGGTTACATGTCTTAGGTTACATTTCACCCTTGTCTGCCAGCTTGTTTTCATACTGCAACATTGAGGTCAGTACTCACCACCAACAGCATTTAGATCATAACTTTGTGGAACAATTTTTTGGAACAAACATCGATTGCCTGTTGCTCTTACTATATTATTTATACTCTAGAATTTGTGTGTTAGGTTAGTGCAACATTATATTCCATAGTTTCTGATTTAAAGGAACATCCCTGGCCAGACACAGTGACATAAATATCAGCCCATCCAAAGGAATGCAAGGGGTTGTTGAT
This genomic window contains:
- the htr6 gene encoding 5-hydroxytryptamine receptor 6, whose amino-acid sequence is MGNSTSSGLEGAGAVTGVDVLSSGSYNGSSSSSSAWCISGSGPWLLASVLSLIILMTACGNTLLITLVFTQRSLRCTSNCFLVSLFLSDLMVALVVMPPAMLNVLCGAWVLWPGFCPVWQSFDVMCCSASILNLCVISLDRYLLIISPLRYKQRMTPPRALLLVGGAWGLAALASFLSIKMNWHSLGQSATSTNISTPLELRALYPESYFRELVSTSGRLSFQCRPKVTLPFAVVASVLTFLLPSSAICFTYCRILLVARRQARRVAALSHPPYPYHSPREPSRPPTPGGMALHGEDYSHPEPPVSRNVPLSVNSERRLAHRQGRRALKASLTLGVLLGLFFGAWLPFFITNMAQVVCPKCVPPALFEAMTWLGYCNSTMNPIIYPLFMRDFKRAFGRLLPCCPSHSPRRPSPALSLSLRNSGEPNLATEPPSLASDPPQPPATATDAVNLFDAEHAGMELPLLLPNQVDTLD
- the sike1 gene encoding suppressor of IKBKE 1 isoform X1 — protein: MACTLEKVLGDARTLLERLKEHDTAAEGLIEQSGALSQRVQGMREVGNALPDKYPEECSEIQDLSKYKPHVLLSQENTQIKELQQENKELWVSLEEHQYALELIMGRYRKQMLQLMMGKKELDTKPVLNLHEDHAKEVQSQLERICEMGQVMRRAVQVDDQHYCSVRERLAQLEIENKELRDLLSISKISVKSHSEDPSQQATVVKSHSEDPSQQATVVKSHSEDPSQQTTVVKSHSEDLSQQATVVKSHSEDPSQQATVVKSHSSQQVTVVKSHSEDPSQQATVVKSHSEDPSQQATVVKSHSSQQATVVKSHSSQRATVVKSHSENPSQQATVVKSHSENPSEQATEDEPKPQANQTNDQM
- the sike1 gene encoding suppressor of IKBKE 1 isoform X2; this translates as MACTLEKVLGDARTLLERLKEHDTAAEGLIEQSGALSQRVQGMREVGNALPDKYPEECSEIQDLSKYKPHVLLSQENTQIKELQQENKELWVSLEEHQYALELIMGRYRKQMLQLMMGKKELDTKPVLNLHEDHAKEVQSQLERICEMGQVMRRAVQVDDQHYCSVRERLAQLEIENKELRDLLSISKISVKSHSEDPSQQATVVKSHSSQQVTVVKSHSEDPSQQATVVKSHSEDPSQQATVVKSHSSQQATVVKSHSSQRATVVKSHSENPSQQATVVKSHSENPSEQATEDEPKPQANQTNDQM